The proteins below are encoded in one region of Terriglobia bacterium:
- a CDS encoding TetR/AcrR family transcriptional regulator — protein MPVRLSSLDRRRQILRTASGIFARRGYRGTTTREIAERAGINEALLFRHFPSKEKLYWTLIEELCSARGRRRNVSNILEAGGTDLEIFTAIAREMLVRNARDTELTRLLWFTALESHTLSQRFFRTFIAVYYEELAAYIRRRVREGAFRNVDPLLSARGFLGMVVYHFLVQELFGARKFQKFDPETVAATLAGIWLNGMQSGAAHVNSNGVAHARSNGHNGNQARAGKRSNNEN, from the coding sequence ATGCCTGTACGCCTTTCATCTCTCGACCGCCGACGCCAGATATTGCGCACTGCCTCCGGCATTTTTGCGCGCAGGGGTTATCGCGGCACCACAACGCGGGAGATCGCCGAGCGCGCCGGTATTAATGAAGCGCTGCTGTTTCGCCATTTTCCCAGCAAGGAAAAACTTTACTGGACGCTGATTGAGGAGCTGTGCAGCGCCCGCGGACGCCGCCGCAACGTCAGCAACATTCTTGAGGCCGGCGGCACCGACCTGGAGATTTTTACCGCCATTGCGCGCGAAATGCTGGTGCGCAACGCACGCGACACGGAGCTAACCCGCCTGCTCTGGTTTACCGCGCTGGAAAGCCACACGCTATCGCAAAGGTTCTTCCGCACCTTTATCGCCGTCTATTACGAAGAGCTGGCGGCTTATATCCGGCGGCGTGTGCGTGAAGGCGCGTTTCGCAATGTCGATCCCCTGCTATCAGCCCGCGGGTTCCTTGGCATGGTGGTCTATCACTTTCTGGTGCAGGAGCTTTTTGGGGCCAGAAAGTTCCAGAAGTTTGATCCTGAAACGGTGGCGGCCACGCTGGCGGGAATCTGGCTGAACGGAATGCAGAGTGGCGCTGCGCACGTGAATTCAAATGGCGTAGCTCATGCACGTTCAAACGGCCATAACGGAAATCAGGCTCGCGCAGGAAAAAGATCCAACAATGAAAACTAG
- a CDS encoding efflux RND transporter periplasmic adaptor subunit: protein MKTRDYILQTLLAALLLLAAGCSNKDAVQAAKPQQAAGAPVRVAMVASRTMPVELQAIGNVEAISAVTIKAQISGQLMRVHFKEGDFVKKGQLLFTIDRQPFEAALRQAEGTLAKDEAQALNSKLDAERYQGLGKQGIVSKQQVDAAGAAANAMAATVAADKAAVETAKINLEYTSIYSPINGRTGSVGVKEGNLVKANDVPILVTINQIEPIYVSFSIPEQQLAELKQYSNAKSLKVDAAPQGSSQHFQGRLTFIDSSVDLTTGTIKLKATFDNVAHVLWPGQFADVTLTLKSQPNAIVVPTAALQTSQNGTYVYVVDQDLTAKQQAVKVGWNVGEDTVIASGLQPGQRVVTDGQLRLTPGAKVDIKSGS, encoded by the coding sequence ATGAAAACTAGAGACTACATTCTTCAAACATTACTGGCGGCGCTTCTGCTGCTGGCCGCTGGCTGCTCCAACAAAGATGCGGTGCAGGCAGCCAAGCCGCAACAGGCGGCAGGCGCTCCGGTGCGCGTGGCCATGGTCGCATCGCGCACCATGCCGGTTGAGTTGCAGGCCATCGGCAACGTTGAGGCCATCTCCGCCGTGACCATTAAGGCCCAGATTTCCGGGCAGCTGATGCGCGTGCATTTCAAGGAAGGCGACTTCGTCAAGAAAGGCCAGCTGCTTTTCACCATTGATCGCCAGCCGTTTGAAGCTGCACTGCGCCAGGCTGAAGGCACTCTGGCCAAGGATGAAGCGCAGGCGCTTAATTCCAAGCTTGACGCGGAGCGCTACCAGGGTCTGGGCAAGCAGGGCATCGTTTCGAAGCAGCAAGTGGACGCCGCAGGAGCTGCCGCGAACGCCATGGCTGCCACGGTCGCCGCCGACAAAGCGGCTGTTGAGACAGCAAAAATCAATTTGGAATATACGTCGATCTATTCACCCATCAACGGACGCACGGGAAGCGTGGGCGTGAAGGAAGGCAATCTGGTCAAAGCCAATGACGTGCCGATACTGGTGACCATCAACCAGATTGAACCGATCTATGTGAGCTTCTCCATTCCGGAACAGCAACTGGCGGAGTTGAAGCAATATTCCAATGCTAAAAGCCTGAAAGTTGACGCAGCGCCGCAAGGCAGCTCGCAGCACTTCCAAGGCAGGCTTACGTTTATCGATAGCTCAGTGGACCTGACGACCGGCACGATCAAGCTAAAAGCTACGTTTGATAACGTAGCGCACGTGCTCTGGCCGGGACAATTTGCCGACGTAACGCTGACACTGAAATCACAGCCGAACGCTATTGTGGTCCCGACTGCAGCGCTGCAAACCAGCCAGAACGGCACATACGTATATGTGGTGGATCAAGACCTGACGGCGAAGCAACAAGCGGTAAAAGTGGGCTGGAATGTTGGCGAGGACACCGTAATTGCTTCCGGCTTGCAGCCGGGGCAGCGCGTTGTGACCGATGGCCAATTGCGCCTGACGCCCGGCGCCAAAGTCGACATTAAGAGCGGATCGTAA
- a CDS encoding efflux RND transporter permease subunit: MNTQLFIRRPITTTLIMAAILIFGVFAYRLLPVSDLPNVDFPTIQVSATLPGASPETMAAAVALPLEKQFSTIAGLDSMTSSSALGGTSITLQFTLDRNIDAAAQDVQAMIAKTASQLPPELPSPPSYQKVNPADQPVLYLALASPNMRLSDVDESAETTVAQRLSMVSGVAQVQVFGTQKYAVRAQLDPRALAARQIGIDEVASAITNANVNLPTGTLFGHSTSYTVQATGQLLEAKSYKPLIVAYRNGSPVRLDEVGHVFDSVENDKTASWFSGDRAIVLAIQRQPGTNTVEVVDSIKRLLPQMQQQMPAGIKLNILYDRSVSIRNSVNDVKFTLLLTIALVVMVIFLFLRNISATIIPSLALPMSIVGTFSAMYLLGYSLDNLSLMALTLTVGFVVDDAIVMLENIVRHMEMGKPPYQAAVEGAREIGFTIISMTISLAAVFIPVLFMGGIIGRLLHEFAVTIGVAILVSGFVSLTLTPMLCSRFLRNTHNDRHGYLYQKSEAVFDAMLHGYEWSLKKVMAHPRITMALSLVILVATAFLYMDIPKGFLPSEDQGQLFAFTEGIQGISFEDMMRHQQEAAKIVGQSPYVANYMSTVGGGGVNAALNSGRIFARLTDRKTRPHVDKIIEELRPKLAQIPGINVYLQNLPPIRIGGALTKSQYQFTLQSPDTNELYQYAPLLEQKLRGIAQLQDVTSDLQIKNPQVTVSINRDKAAALNVDPRTLEDALYSAYGARQISTIYAPNNQYKVIMELEPQYALDPSALGMLYVHSKTGQLVPMSALASFKKEVGPLTVNHLGQLPAVTVSFNLKPGVALGDAITAVNSAAAQILPSTITTSLQGTAQAFQSSFAGLGVLLMMAILVIYIVLGILYESFIHPITILSGLPSAGVGALLTLKLFHTELSIYAFVGVIMLVGLVKKNAIMMIDFALDAQREEGKSAMEAIYQGALVRFRPIMMTTMAALMGTLPIAMGFGAGAESRRPLGLAVVGGLIFSQTLTLYITPIYYVYLDKLGPGLKKLFGGKKTTKRVQERELEAVGG, encoded by the coding sequence ATGAATACACAGTTATTTATCCGGCGGCCCATTACTACCACGCTGATCATGGCGGCGATCCTGATCTTTGGCGTGTTCGCTTATCGGCTGTTGCCGGTCAGCGATCTGCCCAATGTTGACTTCCCCACCATCCAGGTAAGTGCCACGCTACCCGGAGCCAGCCCTGAAACGATGGCTGCTGCCGTGGCGCTGCCGCTGGAAAAACAATTTTCCACCATCGCCGGCCTTGATTCGATGACGTCATCAAGCGCGCTGGGAGGCACCAGCATCACGCTGCAGTTTACGCTTGACCGCAACATTGATGCTGCCGCGCAGGACGTGCAGGCCATGATCGCCAAAACGGCCTCACAGCTTCCGCCGGAACTGCCCTCGCCTCCGTCATACCAAAAAGTAAATCCTGCCGACCAGCCGGTGCTCTATCTTGCGCTGGCCTCGCCCAACATGCGCCTTTCTGACGTGGACGAGTCTGCGGAAACAACCGTAGCGCAGCGCCTTTCCATGGTAAGCGGCGTAGCGCAAGTACAGGTGTTTGGCACGCAGAAATATGCGGTGCGGGCGCAGCTTGATCCGCGCGCATTGGCGGCGCGGCAGATCGGCATTGATGAAGTTGCCAGCGCCATCACCAACGCCAACGTCAACCTGCCCACGGGAACTTTGTTTGGCCATTCCACTTCATACACGGTGCAGGCCACCGGACAGCTGCTTGAGGCCAAGTCATATAAGCCGCTAATTGTGGCATATCGCAACGGTTCGCCCGTGCGTCTTGACGAAGTCGGGCATGTGTTTGACAGCGTGGAAAACGACAAGACAGCAAGCTGGTTCAGCGGCGACCGTGCCATTGTGCTGGCAATCCAGCGGCAACCCGGAACCAACACAGTTGAAGTTGTTGACAGCATCAAGCGGTTGCTGCCGCAGATGCAACAGCAGATGCCTGCTGGAATCAAGCTGAACATTTTGTATGACCGCTCGGTTTCCATCCGCAATTCCGTTAACGACGTAAAGTTCACGCTGCTGCTGACCATCGCCCTGGTAGTGATGGTGATCTTTCTTTTCCTGCGCAACATTTCCGCGACGATCATTCCCAGCCTGGCGCTGCCCATGTCGATTGTGGGCACGTTCTCCGCGATGTACCTGCTGGGCTACAGCCTGGACAATCTTTCACTGATGGCGCTCACGCTCACCGTCGGCTTTGTGGTGGATGACGCGATTGTGATGCTGGAAAACATTGTTCGCCACATGGAGATGGGCAAGCCTCCGTACCAGGCAGCCGTGGAAGGTGCGCGCGAGATTGGCTTCACCATTATTTCCATGACCATCTCGCTCGCCGCCGTCTTTATTCCTGTGCTGTTCATGGGCGGAATCATCGGACGGCTGCTGCATGAATTTGCCGTCACCATCGGCGTGGCGATTCTTGTTTCCGGTTTCGTTTCTTTGACTCTCACTCCCATGTTGTGCAGCCGTTTTCTGCGCAACACTCATAACGATCGGCACGGCTACCTCTACCAGAAGAGCGAAGCTGTTTTTGACGCCATGCTCCACGGCTATGAATGGAGCCTGAAAAAAGTCATGGCGCATCCGCGCATTACCATGGCCCTGTCGCTGGTGATTCTTGTGGCCACGGCGTTTCTGTACATGGATATCCCCAAGGGCTTTCTGCCCAGTGAAGATCAGGGCCAGCTCTTTGCTTTTACTGAAGGCATTCAGGGCATCTCGTTTGAAGACATGATGCGCCACCAGCAGGAGGCGGCAAAGATCGTCGGCCAGAGTCCTTACGTTGCGAATTACATGTCCACCGTGGGCGGAGGCGGCGTAAATGCCGCGCTTAACTCCGGACGCATCTTTGCCCGGCTCACCGATCGCAAGACGCGGCCTCATGTCGATAAGATCATTGAAGAGCTGCGGCCCAAGCTGGCGCAGATACCGGGCATTAATGTCTATCTGCAAAATCTCCCTCCCATCCGAATTGGCGGCGCGCTTACCAAAAGCCAGTACCAGTTCACGCTGCAAAGCCCGGACACCAACGAGCTTTATCAATATGCGCCGCTGCTGGAGCAAAAGCTGCGCGGCATTGCACAATTGCAGGACGTGACCAGCGACCTGCAGATCAAGAACCCGCAAGTTACGGTAAGCATCAATCGCGACAAAGCCGCGGCGCTCAACGTTGATCCACGCACGCTGGAAGACGCTCTTTACAGCGCTTACGGCGCGCGCCAGATTTCAACAATCTACGCGCCCAACAACCAGTACAAAGTCATCATGGAACTGGAGCCGCAATACGCGCTCGATCCATCCGCGCTCGGCATGCTTTATGTCCATTCCAAGACCGGACAGCTTGTGCCCATGAGCGCGCTGGCCAGCTTCAAAAAAGAAGTGGGGCCGCTCACGGTGAATCACCTGGGACAGCTTCCTGCCGTCACCGTAAGCTTTAACCTGAAGCCGGGCGTTGCGCTGGGTGACGCCATTACCGCCGTGAACAGCGCGGCCGCGCAGATTCTCCCGTCCACCATCACCACCAGCCTGCAGGGCACAGCGCAGGCATTTCAATCGTCGTTCGCCGGTTTGGGCGTGCTGCTCATGATGGCCATCCTGGTCATCTACATCGTGCTGGGAATTCTGTACGAAAGCTTCATCCATCCCATCACCATTCTTTCCGGCTTGCCTTCCGCAGGCGTGGGCGCTCTGCTCACGCTCAAACTTTTTCACACCGAGCTAAGCATTTACGCGTTCGTCGGCGTGATCATGCTCGTTGGCCTGGTAAAGAAAAACGCCATCATGATGATCGACTTCGCGCTCGACGCGCAGCGTGAAGAAGGCAAGAGCGCCATGGAAGCCATCTACCAGGGCGCGCTCGTCCGCTTCCGTCCGATCATGATGACCACCATGGCCGCGCTGATGGGCACCTTGCCAATCGCAATGGGCTTTGGCGCCGGCGCCGAATCACGCCGTCCGCTGGGCCTGGCCGTGGTCGGCGGATTGATCTTCTCGCAAACGCTCACGCTCTACATCACGCCGATCTACTACGTCTATCTCGACAAGCTTGGCCCGGGCCTGAAAAAACTTTTCGGCGGCAAGAAGACAACCAAGCGCGTGCAAGAACGCGAACTGGAAGCGGTGGGCGGATAA
- a CDS encoding M13 family metallopeptidase, whose protein sequence is MKSRTKILSAARAAVCILVVLSLGFVFAWAYAPASADVPAKPVHGIAVANIDRSVQPGDDFYHYANGEWIKRTVIPPDRPGVGVFTALADLTNKRTAAIIEEAAKQKAAAGSDSRKIAGRQIADLYNAYMDEAGIEAKGLTPLKPHLEAIAAIKDKHELAHALGETLRADVDALNNTNFHTSNLFGLWVAPGFNDSEHYAAYLLQGGLVLPDREYYLSDAASMRDARTKYLAHMAAMLKLTGFDDTDARAKRIFDLEHAIAEKHLSLAENDDIHKANNTWKQADFAAKAPGLEWEEYFRGAGLSKQAEFTVWQPTAFTGESALVASVPLETWKDWLAYHLIEDYAAVLPKALADESFAFFGKTLFGTPQQRPRWQRGVAVVDRWLGDAVGKIYAERFFPPEAKAKAQEMVANITAAFRKRVEALPWMAPATKAEALEKLKSLYVGIGYPEHWHDYSGFEVKADDMFGNLWRGGLFEYHREVGRLGAQVDRKEWSMSPQTVNAVNLPLQNGLNFPAAILQPPFFDPKAPDAVNYGAIGTVIGHEISHTFDSEGSAFDSKGRVRNWWTESDLEHFNAATAKLAAQYDTYKPFPDLSINGKQTLAENIADVAGIAASYDGYRAAHGGKPGPEQQGFTGDQQFFIAFAQDYGSKVRDAALRAQVMGDSHSPGQYRAATVRNIDAWYDAFKVKPGQKLYLAPHDRVRIW, encoded by the coding sequence ATGAAATCGAGAACTAAAATCCTCTCCGCTGCGCGCGCTGCGGTGTGCATCCTCGTCGTTCTCTCGCTCGGCTTTGTTTTTGCGTGGGCGTATGCTCCCGCAAGCGCCGATGTTCCCGCAAAACCAGTCCACGGCATTGCGGTAGCGAACATCGACCGCTCAGTGCAGCCGGGCGATGATTTTTACCATTACGCCAACGGTGAGTGGATCAAGAGAACGGTAATCCCGCCGGACCGCCCCGGCGTGGGCGTGTTTACAGCGCTGGCGGACCTGACGAACAAGCGCACGGCCGCGATTATTGAAGAGGCCGCAAAGCAGAAAGCCGCGGCGGGCTCGGATAGTCGCAAGATCGCTGGTCGCCAGATTGCGGATCTCTACAACGCGTACATGGATGAAGCGGGCATTGAAGCCAAGGGGCTGACGCCGCTGAAGCCGCATCTGGAGGCGATTGCGGCCATTAAAGACAAGCACGAGCTGGCGCATGCGCTGGGAGAGACGCTACGCGCTGACGTGGACGCGCTGAACAACACCAACTTTCATACGTCGAACCTGTTTGGGCTTTGGGTGGCTCCCGGATTCAATGACTCAGAGCACTATGCCGCTTATCTGCTTCAGGGCGGACTCGTGCTGCCGGACCGCGAGTATTACCTTTCTGACGCGGCAAGCATGCGCGATGCCCGCACAAAATATCTGGCCCACATGGCGGCCATGCTGAAGCTTACCGGCTTTGACGACACGGACGCGCGCGCCAAGCGGATCTTTGACCTGGAACATGCCATTGCGGAAAAACACCTCAGCCTGGCGGAGAATGACGACATCCACAAAGCAAACAACACGTGGAAGCAAGCGGACTTTGCAGCGAAGGCACCAGGACTAGAGTGGGAAGAGTATTTCCGCGGAGCAGGGCTGAGCAAGCAGGCGGAGTTTACCGTGTGGCAGCCTACGGCGTTTACGGGAGAATCGGCGCTGGTGGCTTCCGTTCCGCTGGAAACGTGGAAGGACTGGCTGGCGTATCACCTGATAGAAGATTATGCCGCCGTATTGCCCAAGGCCCTGGCCGATGAGAGCTTCGCATTCTTTGGCAAGACGCTGTTCGGCACGCCGCAACAGAGGCCGCGCTGGCAACGCGGCGTGGCCGTGGTGGACCGCTGGCTGGGTGATGCGGTGGGAAAAATTTATGCAGAACGTTTTTTCCCGCCGGAAGCCAAGGCAAAAGCGCAAGAGATGGTCGCAAATATTACTGCGGCTTTCCGCAAGCGGGTTGAAGCGCTGCCCTGGATGGCCCCGGCCACCAAAGCTGAAGCACTGGAGAAGCTCAAAAGTCTTTATGTGGGCATTGGATATCCGGAGCACTGGCATGACTACTCCGGTTTTGAAGTAAAGGCCGATGACATGTTTGGCAATCTCTGGCGCGGCGGCTTGTTTGAATATCACCGTGAAGTTGGGCGGCTGGGCGCGCAGGTGGACCGCAAAGAGTGGTCCATGTCACCACAGACGGTGAATGCCGTGAATCTGCCGTTGCAGAATGGGCTCAACTTTCCGGCGGCGATTCTGCAACCGCCGTTTTTTGATCCCAAGGCCCCGGACGCGGTGAACTATGGCGCAATTGGCACGGTGATTGGCCACGAGATCAGCCATACGTTTGATAGTGAAGGCTCCGCGTTTGACTCAAAGGGCCGCGTGCGCAACTGGTGGACGGAATCTGATCTTGAACACTTCAACGCTGCGACGGCGAAGCTGGCCGCGCAGTATGACACGTACAAGCCGTTCCCAGACCTTTCAATCAACGGCAAGCAGACGCTGGCGGAAAATATTGCCGACGTTGCGGGCATCGCGGCTTCTTATGACGGCTATCGCGCAGCGCATGGCGGCAAGCCAGGACCAGAGCAACAGGGCTTCACGGGCGACCAGCAATTCTTTATCGCATTTGCGCAGGATTACGGATCGAAAGTGCGTGATGCCGCGTTGCGCGCGCAAGTGATGGGCGACTCGCATTCTCCGGGTCAATACCGCGCTGCCACCGTGCGCAACATTGACGCCTGGTATGACGCATTCAAGGTAAAGCCCGGACAGAAACTTTATCTTGCGCCGCACGATAGGGTGAGGATCTGGTGA
- the polX gene encoding DNA polymerase/3'-5' exonuclease PolX — MDNKAIANIFYETADLMKVANEDGFRIRSYERAAEALEGWPQQVSTMADKELLEIPGIGKSMAANIRQLNTTGKLSMHEEMLQKFRPSMLELLKISGLGPKTIALIWDAFQICDVEGVAKLASEGKLRTLPRLSEKSEQKILKSIENYRQLTGRFLLNTADEVATKMTEFLAGLPGVEKVTPAGSLRRGRETVGDLDLLVTGKCCDTDSQRNAVIDRIVSFPGILDVLAKGDNKVSFKLRSGMQVDVRLLPPDSFGAAMQYFTGSKNHNVQLRQRAIKQGYTLNEYGLVRVEDNKRVAGKTEEEIYKKLGLKFIPPELREDCGEIQAAAEDTLPELITQADIQGDVHMHTVETDGKCTIEEMALAARERGYKYMAITDHSKNLAFANGLDDKRAEAHIKKIRAASKAIDGITIFAGIEVDILADGELDLSDSVLEQMDIVIASVHSHFNQEPAQMTDRLLRVIDNPNTSLMGHPTGRMLLRREGFSFDYDKVFTAAAKAGVAMEQNAYPDRLDLRDQHLRMAKAKGVKFIINTDAHHTSHMEKIRYGILQLRRAWLTKQDVLNTLPTAEFAKIVRRGRPVLAEIA; from the coding sequence ATGGACAACAAAGCCATCGCGAACATTTTTTATGAAACCGCCGATCTGATGAAGGTCGCCAATGAAGACGGCTTTCGCATTCGCTCGTATGAACGCGCGGCAGAGGCGCTGGAAGGCTGGCCGCAACAGGTTTCGACGATGGCGGATAAAGAACTGCTGGAGATTCCTGGAATCGGAAAAAGCATGGCGGCGAACATCCGCCAGCTGAACACGACCGGCAAGCTGAGCATGCATGAAGAGATGTTGCAGAAGTTCCGCCCGTCGATGCTGGAGCTGCTCAAGATTTCCGGGCTGGGTCCGAAGACCATCGCGCTGATCTGGGACGCCTTCCAGATTTGCGACGTTGAAGGCGTGGCCAAGCTCGCCAGCGAAGGCAAGCTGCGCACGCTGCCGCGCCTGAGCGAAAAATCCGAACAGAAAATATTGAAGTCGATTGAGAATTACCGGCAACTCACAGGACGCTTTCTGCTGAATACGGCCGACGAAGTCGCTACCAAGATGACGGAATTTCTTGCTGGGCTGCCGGGCGTGGAGAAAGTTACACCGGCGGGATCGCTGCGTCGCGGTCGTGAAACTGTAGGCGATCTTGATCTGCTGGTAACAGGGAAGTGCTGCGATACGGATTCACAGCGCAACGCGGTCATTGATCGGATCGTGAGCTTCCCGGGGATTCTTGATGTGCTGGCCAAGGGCGATAACAAAGTGAGCTTTAAGCTGCGCAGCGGCATGCAGGTGGATGTGCGCCTGCTTCCGCCGGACTCTTTTGGCGCCGCAATGCAATACTTTACCGGCTCCAAGAACCATAACGTTCAACTGCGCCAGCGCGCAATCAAGCAAGGCTACACGCTCAATGAATACGGGCTTGTGCGCGTGGAAGACAACAAGCGCGTCGCGGGCAAGACTGAAGAAGAAATTTACAAAAAGCTTGGCCTGAAGTTTATTCCGCCGGAGCTGCGCGAGGATTGCGGCGAAATACAGGCCGCGGCGGAGGACACGCTGCCCGAGTTGATCACGCAGGCTGATATCCAGGGCGACGTGCACATGCATACCGTCGAGACAGATGGCAAATGCACGATTGAGGAGATGGCGCTGGCGGCGCGGGAGCGCGGCTATAAATACATGGCCATCACTGACCACTCCAAGAACCTGGCATTCGCCAACGGCTTAGATGACAAACGCGCCGAAGCGCACATCAAGAAGATACGCGCGGCATCAAAAGCGATTGACGGAATCACGATCTTTGCCGGCATTGAAGTGGACATACTGGCCGATGGCGAACTTGATCTTTCCGACTCCGTGCTCGAGCAGATGGATATTGTGATCGCCAGCGTGCATTCCCACTTCAACCAGGAGCCGGCACAGATGACCGACCGCCTGCTGCGCGTGATTGATAACCCCAACACGTCATTGATGGGACATCCCACCGGTCGAATGTTGCTTCGGCGTGAAGGCTTCAGCTTTGACTATGACAAAGTGTTTACCGCCGCCGCCAAGGCGGGCGTGGCGATGGAGCAGAACGCATATCCTGACCGGCTTGATTTGCGGGACCAGCATCTGCGGATGGCCAAGGCAAAGGGCGTGAAATTTATCATTAATACTGACGCGCATCACACGTCGCACATGGAGAAGATTCGCTATGGCATCTTGCAGCTTCGCCGCGCATGGCTGACGAAACAGGACGTGTTGAACACGCTGCCGACGGCCGAGTTCGCAAAGATCGTGCGGCGCGGCAGGCCGGTGCTGGCGGAGATTGCTTAA
- a CDS encoding BlaI/MecI/CopY family transcriptional regulator, which yields MTLPKLTKLELQIMEALWTRGEASIREIQESFPEKKRPAYTTIQTTVYRLEAKKAVRRVKKVGNFHIFEAAVSRNAAQRRLIDDLLALFGGRTQPVMAHLIESGKLTLDDVKEAETLLRQLERKDKSK from the coding sequence ATGACTTTGCCAAAACTAACAAAGCTCGAATTGCAGATCATGGAAGCGTTGTGGACGCGCGGCGAGGCTTCCATCCGCGAGATACAGGAAAGCTTTCCGGAAAAGAAAAGACCTGCTTATACGACGATCCAGACCACGGTATACCGGCTGGAAGCGAAGAAAGCTGTTCGGCGGGTAAAGAAGGTAGGCAACTTCCACATCTTTGAAGCCGCGGTTTCCCGCAATGCGGCGCAGCGGCGGCTCATTGATGATTTGCTGGCGCTCTTTGGCGGGCGCACGCAGCCGGTGATGGCGCACCTGATTGAATCCGGCAAGCTGACGCTGGACGACGTGAAGGAAGCGGAGACCCTTTTGCGGCAACTGGAAAGAAAGGACAAATCAAAATGA